In a single window of the Candidatus Kaiserbacteria bacterium genome:
- a CDS encoding Fic family protein, with product MAITKPIITRLQNLKIAFETLKKGKESLLVLVDEAEVAEAVYNSNAIENSTLTLKETEKILLEMAVAREVSVREVFEAKNLARVVAYIRNKSQELEINKEVILFLHQMLISGINDEIAGRFRKTGEYVRVGTHVAPAPEHVERMIDSLLSEYTGNLSNFFLDKIAKFHLEFETIHPFCDGNGRIGRVLINYQLQRLGFPGIIIRDKEKKEYYSTFTEYRDKKTAKKMEKILALALTESLHKRITYLKGDKIVTLSDYAKTSHASASAISNAARRQNIPAFREKGVWKIAEGFVYNPS from the coding sequence ATGGCTATCACCAAACCAATCATAACGAGACTCCAAAATCTCAAGATTGCCTTTGAGACTCTCAAAAAAGGCAAAGAATCACTCTTGGTACTAGTAGATGAGGCTGAAGTGGCTGAGGCAGTCTACAACTCTAATGCTATCGAAAACTCGACACTCACACTCAAAGAGACAGAGAAGATTCTTTTGGAAATGGCTGTGGCTCGAGAGGTATCTGTTCGAGAAGTTTTTGAAGCAAAGAATCTCGCTCGAGTAGTTGCGTACATTAGGAACAAATCGCAAGAGCTCGAAATAAATAAAGAAGTAATTCTTTTTCTCCATCAGATGCTTATTAGTGGTATCAACGATGAGATTGCAGGCCGTTTTCGAAAGACAGGTGAATACGTTCGGGTTGGTACACATGTCGCTCCCGCACCAGAACATGTTGAAAGAATGATTGACTCATTACTTTCCGAATATACAGGTAATCTCTCAAACTTTTTTTTGGATAAAATTGCAAAATTTCACCTCGAGTTTGAGACGATTCATCCGTTCTGTGATGGTAATGGTCGTATTGGTCGTGTCCTTATAAACTATCAATTACAAAGACTTGGGTTTCCAGGTATTATTATTCGTGATAAAGAAAAGAAAGAGTATTACAGCACCTTTACTGAATATCGAGACAAAAAGACAGCGAAGAAAATGGAAAAGATACTCGCTCTTGCTCTCACGGAATCACTCCATAAAAGAATCACGTATCTTAAGGGTGATAAAATTGTGACTCTTTCTGATTATGCAAAAACTAGTCATGCATCAGCATCTGCAATCTCTAATGCTGCGCGCCGACAAAACATTCCTGCCTTCAGAGAGAAAGGTGTTTGGAAAATTGCGGAAGGATTTGTTTATAATCCAAGTTAG
- a CDS encoding VOC family protein produces MKKASVWFEIYVDDIERATKFYENVLDTKLELLGDPSHQGLKMMSFPGDMESYGAGGALVQMEGVQAGGNSTIVYFGSEDSAIEESRVVRAGGRIMRPKMSIGEYGFISLCFDTEGNIFGIHSMK; encoded by the coding sequence ATGAAAAAAGCATCTGTTTGGTTTGAGATTTATGTTGATGATATAGAAAGAGCAACAAAATTCTATGAAAATGTACTTGATACAAAATTAGAATTATTAGGTGATCCAAGTCATCAAGGTTTAAAAATGATGAGTTTTCCTGGTGATATGGAGTCATATGGTGCGGGTGGCGCCTTAGTGCAAATGGAGGGTGTGCAAGCGGGTGGCAACAGTACCATTGTATATTTTGGTTCTGAAGACTCTGCAATAGAAGAATCAAGAGTAGTTAGAGCGGGAGGACGTATCATGAGGCCTAAGATGAGTATTGGGGAGTATGGTTTTATTTCTCTTTGCTTTGATACAGAAGGAAATATCTTTGGTATACATTCAATGAAATAA
- a CDS encoding AbrB/MazE/SpoVT family DNA-binding domain-containing protein, translating into MDYSRFPKKLRDALSLKEGQILTVEHTNGKIILEPQTSTIDSELAHAITQGLEDIKRGKFIEFGSTAEFHKKLKNYVD; encoded by the coding sequence GTGGACTACTCACGCTTCCCTAAAAAACTCCGTGATGCCCTTTCGCTCAAAGAGGGACAGATACTCACTGTGGAGCACACAAACGGAAAAATAATCCTTGAACCGCAGACATCAACGATTGATAGTGAACTCGCACACGCTATTACGCAGGGTCTTGAAGATATCAAGCGGGGAAAGTTTATTGAGTTCGGTAGCACGGCTGAGTTTCATAAGAAGCTTAAAAACTATGTTGATTAG
- a CDS encoding DNA translocase FtsK produces MKNMIHTCESREVLKKLSQTISDTFLSFEVPIEIIDVTEGLRFYHFKIKTREPVRMRAIKAFEDDLRYALGISTLEIEAPLKDEPFVGITIVKKQEPLSLDWNAVVQEPEFTENDDLVIPLGKTEFNESMYIDVRRMPHLLIGGATGSGKSTLLHSIINSLITKHTPDRLRLILVDIKRVELPLYIGLPHLLTPTITDVKKVMIALKWCVKEMERRIDILMEFKVQNISYYHEKVVGNKKYAKQDIETMPYIVVVIDELADLMAAYPKEFEACILRLLQKCRIVGIHLIISTQRPSVKVITGLMKVNISSRIALQVTSYTDSRTILDQSGAETLLGSGDMLMLSDGSPWPTRLQGYFISDEQITKNVQKICKLDATDAVSEESESIQTPAINVFKEDDEDEDDLYEEAKACAIEEGKISTSFLQRKLRIGYGRSAHLIDMLEKRGIIGPADGSKPREVILPE; encoded by the coding sequence ATGAAAAATATGATACACACCTGTGAGAGCAGGGAAGTGCTGAAGAAACTATCACAAACTATTAGCGATACTTTTTTATCATTTGAGGTACCTATAGAGATTATAGATGTTACCGAAGGACTTCGCTTCTATCACTTTAAAATTAAAACACGTGAGCCTGTGCGCATGCGCGCAATAAAGGCATTTGAAGATGATTTACGCTATGCGCTTGGTATCAGCACACTCGAAATAGAAGCTCCTCTAAAGGATGAACCGTTTGTAGGTATCACCATTGTAAAAAAACAAGAACCGCTATCATTGGACTGGAACGCTGTAGTACAGGAACCAGAGTTTACAGAAAATGACGACCTTGTGATACCACTCGGCAAAACAGAATTTAATGAGAGTATGTACATCGACGTGCGGAGAATGCCACACCTTCTCATCGGAGGAGCAACAGGCTCAGGGAAGAGCACGTTATTGCATTCCATTATTAACTCACTCATCACAAAACATACTCCTGACAGACTGCGACTGATACTGGTCGATATAAAACGTGTTGAGTTACCTCTGTATATCGGTCTACCGCACCTACTCACACCAACTATAACCGATGTAAAAAAGGTAATGATTGCTTTGAAGTGGTGTGTTAAGGAAATGGAACGACGTATAGATATTTTGATGGAGTTCAAAGTACAAAATATTTCGTATTACCACGAAAAAGTAGTAGGAAACAAAAAGTACGCAAAGCAAGATATTGAAACAATGCCATACATTGTCGTCGTGATTGATGAACTTGCCGATTTAATGGCTGCATACCCAAAGGAATTTGAAGCATGTATTTTGCGTTTGCTCCAAAAGTGCAGGATAGTAGGCATTCACCTCATTATTTCAACACAACGCCCTTCGGTGAAGGTGATTACTGGTCTTATGAAGGTAAATATATCGAGCAGAATTGCTTTGCAGGTCACCTCATATACAGATTCTCGCACCATACTCGATCAAAGTGGTGCAGAAACATTGCTTGGCAGTGGTGATATGCTCATGCTCAGCGATGGCTCCCCATGGCCCACACGACTGCAAGGATACTTCATAAGTGATGAGCAGATAACCAAGAATGTACAAAAAATTTGCAAACTGGATGCAACTGATGCAGTCTCTGAAGAGAGTGAGTCTATTCAGACTCCAGCAATTAATGTATTTAAAGAAGATGACGAAGATGAAGACGACCTCTACGAAGAGGCAAAAGCATGCGCGATTGAGGAAGGGAAAATCTCAACTTCATTCTTGCAACGAAAATTACGAATCGGATACGGTCGCTCAGCACACCTCATAGACATGCTCGAAAAGCGGGGTATCATCGGTCCTGCTGATGGGAGCAAACCCCGTGAAGTAATTCTTCCAGAATAA
- a CDS encoding NYN domain-containing protein, with protein sequence MEIPQNILNKFLVRPDYLEWIEAQQSIYVYFDFTNMLHWQDRLGWKFRFEDLMTQLLSYPNIKEVKLYYGENPRDELNSKAFHSRLRKTGAIVRSKPMKFIQRHIHEGLFFQRNTLATFDETISASIVTVVEQLKESGLVIEEPKCNFDVEMTMDLLDDTEKFTTVLLFSGDSDMYAPLERLKIKGKAIGVVGVRGHVSTELHEVKDKYIDFGKFYTGKRNYKSENPAN encoded by the coding sequence ATGGAAATTCCCCAAAATATTCTCAATAAATTTTTGGTTAGACCAGACTATTTGGAGTGGATTGAAGCCCAGCAGTCAATTTATGTATATTTTGACTTTACTAATATGCTCCATTGGCAGGATAGACTAGGTTGGAAATTTCGTTTTGAGGACTTAATGACACAACTTCTTTCATACCCAAATATAAAAGAAGTAAAACTATACTATGGCGAGAATCCACGCGATGAACTTAATTCTAAAGCTTTTCATTCTCGGTTGCGCAAAACAGGCGCTATTGTTCGCAGTAAACCAATGAAGTTTATACAGAGACACATACATGAAGGGCTATTCTTTCAACGCAATACATTAGCAACCTTTGATGAAACCATTTCAGCGAGTATTGTCACAGTTGTAGAGCAATTAAAGGAATCAGGATTGGTTATTGAAGAACCAAAATGTAATTTCGATGTTGAAATGACGATGGATTTACTTGATGATACCGAAAAATTTACAACAGTTCTCCTTTTTTCTGGTGACTCTGATATGTATGCCCCATTAGAGCGTCTAAAAATTAAGGGTAAGGCGATTGGTGTTGTTGGTGTTCGTGGTCATGTTTCGACCGAATTACACGAAGTTAAAGATAAATATATTGACTTCGGAAAGTTTTATACAGGCAAGCGCAACTATAAAAGCGAAAATCCCGCCAATTAA